One Fusobacterium ulcerans DNA segment encodes these proteins:
- the glgB gene encoding 1,4-alpha-glucan branching protein GlgB, which produces MEQELDVYLFHRGEHREVYNYMGAHLTKNSVIFRVWAPHAKSVAVVGDFNNWTGYDHMMKKINNEGIWELEIPNLKKLEKYKYRVESTDGRVEMKADPYAFYSEMRPNTASIVYDIPKFKWADKRWLNKRTTGLNKPINIYEVHLGSWKRGIHGEWLNYKDSAVMLAEYLKEMNYTHIEIMPINEYPLDASWGYQATGYYSVTSRYGTPEDFMFLVNLMHKNNIGVILDWVPGHFCKDAHGLYRFDGTPTYEYLDSRIGENKEWGTCNFDVTRNEVKSFLISNLTYWFKEFHIDGVRMDAVANMLYLSYGKDGEDDLRNKYGGKENLGAVDFFKELNSVVHDDFPDVLVVAEDSTAWPNVTKHPIDGGLGFDSKWNMGWMNDTLKYFSIDPIFRYQHHGKLTFSFMYAFSENYVLPLSHDEVVHGKKSIIEKMPGYYEDKLAHTRSLYSYQMAHPGKKLNFMGNEFAHGLEWRFYESLEWHLLDQNNGNKEVQAYVKALNTLYLEDKSLWEDSWDTFEWIEHENYTENMLAFLRKTKDFKEHLVVVFNFSGEDKKKYKIGVPENKVYNIILNSDDKKFGGNGTVKKKKYKPIDKSWNYREQHIELDIPKNTVIFLKTEKVEKKKGGAKGKGTGKEEKIETTVTKSSTKKENKKLAK; this is translated from the coding sequence ATGGAGCAAGAATTAGATGTGTATCTTTTTCATAGAGGAGAGCACAGAGAAGTATATAATTACATGGGAGCACATTTAACTAAAAATTCAGTTATATTCAGAGTATGGGCTCCTCATGCTAAATCAGTGGCTGTTGTTGGAGATTTTAATAACTGGACTGGCTATGACCATATGATGAAAAAAATAAATAATGAAGGTATATGGGAGCTTGAAATACCAAACCTAAAAAAATTAGAGAAATATAAGTACAGAGTGGAAAGTACTGATGGAAGAGTAGAGATGAAAGCTGACCCTTATGCTTTCTATTCTGAAATGAGACCTAATACAGCTTCTATTGTCTATGATATCCCTAAATTTAAATGGGCTGACAAAAGATGGCTGAATAAGAGAACTACTGGATTGAATAAACCAATTAATATATATGAAGTACATTTAGGATCTTGGAAAAGAGGAATCCATGGAGAATGGCTGAACTATAAAGATTCTGCTGTTATGCTTGCTGAATATCTAAAAGAAATGAATTATACTCACATTGAGATAATGCCTATAAATGAATATCCCCTTGATGCTTCTTGGGGATATCAGGCTACTGGATATTACTCAGTTACAAGCAGATATGGAACACCTGAAGATTTCATGTTCCTTGTAAACCTTATGCATAAAAATAATATTGGAGTTATTTTAGACTGGGTACCTGGACACTTCTGTAAAGATGCTCATGGACTCTACAGATTTGATGGAACTCCAACTTATGAATATTTAGATTCTAGAATTGGAGAAAATAAAGAATGGGGAACTTGTAATTTCGATGTTACAAGAAATGAAGTAAAAAGTTTTTTAATATCTAATCTTACTTACTGGTTTAAAGAATTCCATATAGATGGTGTAAGAATGGATGCAGTAGCTAATATGCTTTACCTTTCATATGGAAAAGACGGAGAAGATGATTTAAGAAATAAATATGGCGGAAAAGAAAATTTAGGTGCTGTAGATTTCTTCAAAGAACTAAATTCTGTTGTACATGATGATTTTCCAGATGTTTTAGTAGTGGCTGAAGATTCAACTGCATGGCCTAATGTTACTAAACACCCCATTGATGGCGGACTGGGATTTGACAGCAAATGGAATATGGGATGGATGAATGATACACTTAAATATTTTAGTATAGATCCTATATTCAGATATCAGCATCATGGAAAGCTGACTTTCTCTTTTATGTATGCTTTCTCTGAAAATTATGTACTTCCTTTGTCTCATGATGAAGTGGTACATGGTAAAAAATCAATAATTGAAAAGATGCCTGGATACTATGAAGACAAGCTGGCTCACACTAGATCTCTTTATTCTTATCAAATGGCTCATCCTGGAAAAAAATTAAATTTTATGGGTAATGAATTTGCTCATGGACTTGAATGGAGATTTTATGAATCTCTTGAATGGCATTTATTAGATCAGAATAATGGAAATAAAGAAGTGCAGGCTTATGTAAAAGCTTTAAATACACTTTACCTTGAGGATAAATCTCTATGGGAAGACAGTTGGGATACTTTTGAATGGATAGAGCATGAAAACTATACTGAAAATATGCTTGCCTTTCTTAGAAAAACAAAAGATTTCAAAGAACATTTAGTAGTTGTTTTTAACTTTTCTGGTGAAGACAAAAAGAAGTACAAGATCGGTGTACCAGAAAATAAAGTATATAATATTATCTTAAACAGTGATGACAAAAAATTCGGTGGAAATGGAACTGTTAAAAAGAAGAAGTACAAACCTATTGACAAAAGCTGGAACTATAGAGAGCAACATATAGAATTGGATATTCCTAAAAACACAGTAATTTTTTTAAAAACTGAAAAGGTTGAAAAGAAAAAAGGAGGAGCAAAGGGAAAAGGGACTGGGAAAGAAGAAAAAATAGAAACAACTGTAACAAAATCATCAACTAAAAAAGAAAATAAAAAGTTAGCCAAATAG